From Brassica oleracea var. oleracea cultivar TO1000 chromosome C3, BOL, whole genome shotgun sequence, a single genomic window includes:
- the LOC106333656 gene encoding ATP synthase subunit epsilon, mitochondrial-like has translation MASTAAAVPFWRAVGMTYITYSNICANRVRNCLKEPFKAESMSSEKVHFSLSRWADGKPHKPGSWHELFITALELYSGSLPPRRSHGKLSTLCRYHFL, from the exons ATGGCATCGACTGCGGCGGCGGTTCCGTTCTGGAGAGCGGTGGGGATGACGTATATAACGTACTCAAACATCTGCGCGAATCGTGTAAGGAACTGCCTAAAAGAACCCTTCAAAGCTGAATCCATGAGCAGCGAGAAGGTTCACTTCTCCCTCTCCAGATGGGCCGATGGAAAGCCCCATAAACCAG GCTCCTGGCATGAATTATTCATTACAGCTTTGGAGTTGTACTCTGGGAGCTTGCCACCGAGAAGATCACATGGGAAACTCTCAACGCTATGCAGGTATCATTTCTTATAG